From Actinopolymorpha cephalotaxi, one genomic window encodes:
- a CDS encoding FAD-dependent oxidoreductase — MRGARRVVICGAGIAGLTLAHRLAAANRDVVLVEQAPGPREQGYMIDFFGPGYDVAERMGLLPRLRELGYVVEEAAWLDDDGRVRARLEYARVERASGGRVMSLMRPDLERALREKLPATVDLRYATSVRAVDDRSECVRVGLTDGSQIDADLLVGADGIHSVVRRLVFGAEERFVRYLGFHTAAWVFHDPEVRAKVGPRFCLTDSTGRQLGLYALRESKVAVFAVHRATDPALPADPRAALRAEYGSLGWVAPRVVDLAPESARIYYDQVAQVELPRWSRGRVALVGDACGAVSLLAGQGASLGMAGAYVLADHVAAAPTVEAGLSAYEQAWRPLTEDKQRSARRLARWFLPRTRAELVVRRAALRLMALPGTDRLLTGALTGKPAPVPTAAATYPLGTGEAAGAQTGS, encoded by the coding sequence ATGCGCGGCGCGAGACGTGTGGTGATCTGCGGGGCCGGGATCGCGGGGCTGACCCTTGCCCACCGGCTGGCCGCCGCCAACCGGGACGTGGTGCTCGTCGAGCAGGCGCCCGGCCCGCGGGAGCAGGGCTACATGATCGACTTCTTCGGGCCGGGGTACGACGTGGCCGAGCGGATGGGCCTGCTTCCCCGGCTGCGCGAGCTCGGCTACGTCGTCGAGGAGGCCGCCTGGCTGGACGATGACGGCCGGGTGCGGGCCCGGCTGGAGTACGCCCGGGTGGAGCGGGCGAGCGGCGGGCGGGTGATGAGCCTGATGCGCCCCGACCTCGAGCGGGCGCTGCGCGAAAAGCTGCCGGCGACCGTCGACCTGCGGTACGCGACGAGTGTCCGCGCCGTCGACGACCGGTCCGAGTGCGTCCGGGTCGGCCTCACCGACGGCTCGCAGATCGATGCCGACCTGCTCGTCGGCGCGGACGGCATCCACTCCGTGGTCCGCCGGCTGGTCTTCGGAGCAGAGGAGCGGTTCGTCCGTTATCTCGGCTTTCACACCGCCGCATGGGTGTTCCACGACCCGGAGGTCCGGGCGAAGGTGGGCCCGAGGTTCTGCCTCACCGACAGCACCGGCCGCCAGCTCGGGCTGTACGCCCTGCGGGAGAGCAAGGTCGCGGTCTTCGCCGTGCACCGGGCCACGGACCCCGCCCTGCCGGCGGACCCGCGGGCCGCGCTCCGGGCGGAGTACGGCTCCCTGGGCTGGGTCGCGCCGCGGGTGGTGGACCTGGCACCCGAATCCGCGCGGATCTACTACGACCAGGTGGCCCAGGTGGAGCTTCCCCGATGGAGCCGCGGCCGCGTCGCGCTCGTCGGGGACGCCTGCGGTGCGGTCTCGCTGCTCGCCGGCCAGGGCGCGTCGTTGGGCATGGCCGGTGCGTACGTGCTCGCCGACCACGTCGCCGCCGCGCCGACTGTCGAGGCCGGGCTGTCGGCGTACGAGCAGGCGTGGAGACCGCTCACCGAGGACAAGCAGCGCTCGGCGCGCAGGCTCGCGCGGTGGTTCCTGCCGAGGACGCGGGCGGAGCTGGTGGTCCGCCGGGCCGCGTTGCGGCTGATGGCGCTTCCGGGCACCGACCGGCTGCTCACCGGCGCGCTCACCGGCAAGCCCGCGCCGGTCCCGACGGCCGCGGCGACCTACCCCCTCGGCACCGGCGAGGCGGCCGGTGCCCAGACCGGGTCGTAG